DNA from Parvularcula marina:
TTCTTGCGACCCAGCTGAATGTCTTCAATCACGTGCAAGGCATGACCTATGCGATGAATGGCGGTGACCGGCAAAAAGATCCGCTGGCAGATCAGGGGATCATCGTCTCCAACAACACGATGGATCATAACCGCAAGATCATGTCGTCCGCCTATATGGCGACTGTCAAACAGGACGACATCGACGCCTATCGCAACGTGACCTTCTCCGCACAGGTGCCGGTCAAACAGCTTCTTCAGGACGGAGAGAGCCGTCCCGAGGATGGGTTCGAAGGGGTATTCGCTGAATCCCGTGCAGTTTTCTACGCACAGGAAGAATGCGAGCGACTGCTACAGACAATGGCGTCGAGCTGTCAGGTCGTCCGCGCCACTGGCAAGTACAAGCGCGATATCGTCGACATCTCCGCCGTTCTGAAATTCACGCAAAAAGCCGCGTTCGGCGAACTTGATGCAACGACTGCCTGGTCATTCAACGAAGTTCAGGTGAACATGACCGACGGCATGGTGACTTCGCCCCGTCAGTATGCCCACAAAAAACGCCTGCAATTCTATCGCAAGGCGGTCAGTGAATGCACTCAGATCAAGCGTCGCGCAGGGAATTGTGCGATCACCAGTATTCGCATCAGCTCGTTTCAGGAATCGAACAGCACGATGGTCAATATGAATGCTTCTGCCGAATACGGCTTTCTGATGCGTCAGAGATAAGCGGCGGCCATATCAACCTAGCCGCTCTTCCAGCCATGCTCGCAGGACGGCTGCATTATCCGTACCCAGTTTGATCTGGGGGTCAGCGAAATCTTTCGTGCGGATCCGCAAGGAACCGGGCAGCGCCTCAACGGCCGAGACTTCACTCCGCGCAAGGATCCGGACCAGCGGGAACATTCCCATCGGACGGATAATCGCAACGCGGTGAGCGCCAAGACCAAGCAGGACGCCGCCCTTGAAGACGCGCTCTTCTTCGGGCGTTTCACCCGGATGGGCTTTCAGAAAATGCGCCCGCGCTTCCTCAATGGAGAATTCAGCTTCGCGGCCTTTGCCGAGCCGGTTGAGCAGCAGGGCCACCCCGCCGATCGCGACAGCCACAAAGACGAAATAGAGCAGGAGCGCCATGGCCTATTCCTTGAAGGTGACGGTCGATTGCCGTCGTCTGTTGACGTGAAGGTCAAAAACATCCGGACGCGAATAATGCCCCACCACATCCAGCGTCAGATGCGCCCGCCGGACATGGGCGTGATCGAGATCCGCAACAAGCAGAGCCTCCTTATCGAGCACCGGCGGAATGACCCAATTGCCGTCAGGATCCGCAATGCAGCTTGCGCCATTCGCAAGTTGGCCTGCATCATTGAGCTTGCCGATATCCGGCAGGTTGAGTTGCGGCACATCCGCGCCTGACATCAGACCAGAGACAGAAAGAGCATATCCCCGCCCTTCCCGCGCGATCATCGGCGTCAGTTGCTCCGTATTATGAAGACCACCCGGCCATACGGCGACGTGCAGGTCCTCGCCTTGCGCATAAAGACTGGCCCGTGCGAGCGGCAGCCAGTTCTCCCAGCAATTAAGACCACCTGCGGTGAAAGCGCCAAGCTTGTGGACGCGCAACCCATTCCCATCGCCAGCGCCCCAGACAAGCCGTTCCTCATAGGTTGGCATCAACTTGCGGTGCACTGATTTAATCTCTCCATCCTCGCCGATATAGACAAGGCTGGCGTAAAGCGTATGGCCGCCGCGATCGGCTGCCCGCTCCATCACCCCAAGATAGACCGCCATTTTCGCGTCACGCGCCATGGCGCAGAGCGGCTCAAGATGCCCGCTTTCGATCTCGACACCATGATCGAGATAATGCGCATACCACTCTTTCTGGACGTCACTTTCGAACTGGGCGCCATCGGTCCGCTCGACCCAGAAAGGGTAGCCCGGCACGAGGGATTCTCCGAAACAGACAAGCTGCGCGCCTTCACTGGCGGCCTGCCCGGCGCAAGCTGCGACTTTCTCCAGGGTTGCATCACGATCAAGCCAGACCGGCGCAATCTGCGCCAGCGCAACGGTCAGCCTGCCTTTTTCCCGGATCGTGCCCTGATCAGACGGGCGGATGATTTCAAGCGCCATGCGACACCTCAAAGCCAGGACGGCACAGCCTCTCCGGACAGCATGTCCTCATAGCTGGGACGTTTACGGATAATGGCAAACCGCTCTCCATCGACGAGCACTTCCGGGGCCAGTGGCCGAGTGTTGTATTGCGAACTCTGCGTCGCGCCATAGGCACCTGCACCACGGAACGCGAGCAACGCGCCTTCCTTTGGGTCACGCAACGCGGCATCGCGCAGGAAAACGTCCGTCGACTCACAGACTGGCCCGGCAATATGGCAGGATTTTGGCTCCGCATCCGATTGCGCAACTTCCTGCACGTCATGGTGAGAGCCATAAAGCGCCGGGCGCATCAGATCGTTCATGCCGCCATCGACGATGACATATTGCGTTCCGTCCTGATCTTTCTGGAGCAAGACCTCTGTGACGAAGAGACCCGCATTCCCGGCGATCAGCCGGCCGGGCTCCATGATCACCTGCACCCCCAGATCGTCTGTCAGGCGGCGAATGATCGCGGCATAATCAGAGGGCAGCGGCGGCACTTCGCCATCCTGCCGGTAGGGGATGCCAAGACCGCCGCCCAGATCGAGGGAAGCTACTTCACAGCCCTTCCCGCGCAACGCCGTCACAAGGTCACGGCCTCGTCCTGCAGCCTTCTCGAACGGCATCAGCGAGGTGATCTGCGAGCCGATATGCATCGCAATCCCGCGCGGCGCGAGCGAGGGGTGGGCCGCAGCTTCCGTATAAAGACGGACAGCCTCATCCCAAGGGATACCGAACTTGTCGTTCTTACGCCCCGTCGAGATGCGCGTGTCTGTCCCGGCATCGACATCCGGATTAACGCGCAGGGCCAGCGGAGCTGCAACGTCCATCTCCTCTGCCACACCGGCGAGTTGGCGAAGCTCCGCCTCACTCTCGACATTGAACTGCAGGATGCCGGCTTCGAGCGCCGCCTTCATCTCGGCGCGCGTCTTGCCAACACCTGAAAAGACGATCCGATCCGCCGGAATGCCGGCTTTCAGGGCACGGAAGAGCTCTCCGCCCGATACGATATCCGCGCCCGCGCCTTCTTTTCCCAGCAACGAGAGGACGGCGATATTCGACAGCGCCTTGACCGCAAAAGCGACCAACGCACCTGACCCCGCAAAGCCTTCGGCAAAAACCCGGTAATGGCGGCGCAAGGTGGCCGCGGCATAGACGTAGAACGGCGTGCCCACCTCATCAGCGATAAGGGGAAGCGGCACATCCTCCGCATGAAGAACGCCATCACGATAGGTGAAATGATCCATCAGAGTGGCCCCGGTCTGCTACCGCGTGAAGGACTGATCCTGATTGCCAGGAGGCGGCGGTGTGTCGAGCGGCGCCTTGCGCCCGCAGGCACTCAGCGAAAAGGCGGAGACGAGGATGAGCAGGGCGAAGATAATCCGGGACATGATCGACCGATTGCGCCGCTCGCCGGGGGCCGTCAAGTAGAGCCGTCATGACCGACCCGCATGCTCCGCGAACTGCCCCGCTCGGCCGCCTGATCAAGCTCATGGCCCTGATCGGGGCCGGCTTCATCCTCTTTGTGGTTTTCGCCGCCTCCCAGAAACCCCGGACCGGCCCGCCGGGCCTTGAGGAGCTGGCCGCGCGCATGCCCGGCGTCAGGTTGACGGCGAATGAGGACGGTCTTGCCGCCTTTCTGGCTCCCGGAGAGGAGGCAGAAACTTATGACGTCCTCGGCGCACCCGAGGGTCTGCCGGGCGCCATCGCGGTCTATTTCTGGCCCGCCGACTGCACCACACATTGCGAGACCGCGGCACAAGCTTTCATCGCGGGGCTGGGTAGCAATTCTGTCTTCACCCCCGTTATCGCCCGCCAGATTCCGCGTTCAGCGGGCCAAAGATGGGAAGCGGCACTGCCGATGGGCGTCATCGGGGTCAATCATTTCGGCGGCGCCCATCGCGAGCACCTTTCCGGGTCGCCACGACACATTGTGATTTTCTATCGAAACAACCGCGAAATCGCCCGCGCCAGCGGCGTCGACTGGTCAAAACAGCCTGCACAGGACCTAATTCGCGCCCTTCAGGACACACTTTTACCGGATATTGTATTTTTCTTCGCACCTGCACTGTGCGTCGCAACCAGTTCATGGTTAATGATTCGGCGTGTCCCTTGAGGCTATGGAGAGATACCCATGACAAATAGTTTGAAGGCGCTTCTGCTTGGCGCCACCGCAAGTTTCGCTCTCGTCGCATGCGGCGGCGACAAAGATGACGCCAAGGATGATGCCAAAATCGAAGTCGACGGCAAGTCGATGACGATGAAGTCTGACTCCCCGCTCGATAAACCATTCAAACTGTCGAATGCTGAGCCTTATGACATCGCGGCTCTGCTCGACGGGATGGGAGGCGCACTTAGCTACGATAGTGCAGATTTCGACGGAGACCTCGGCGCAGCCGTCATCACCAATCTTCGCCCTGCATCTGACGATGGCGGCGAGACATCGATCGGCCGGGTCGAAATTTACGGCCTGAACCAGGAAGCGCTAGCCGGTATGGGCTCTGGCGCTGGCTTCACCGACATGACCGAGCTGTTCCGCAAGGTCCGCATGTTCGACGTCAAATCGACCTTCCCGGTTGAAGAAGGCTGGGACGGCTCAGAGCCGACCGTCGGCAATATCTCGATCGGCGCACTCGAAATCGACACGATCAAGATGATGGGCACGCCTGGCGGCGATATGGGTCCGGACAGTGTCGAATTCGGCGGTCTTTCGCTGAAAGACATGTCGATGAACGTGCCTTTCTCGGGCGAAGGTGACGGCGTCAAATTTGCGACCCCTGACTTCCGCGTTGCTGGCTACAAGAACGGCGTCTTTGGCGGCCTGATGGCAGCTGACCTCTCATACGACATCAAACAGTCGGACGAGATGATCCAGGAACAGCTGGCCGGGATGGGCCCGCAAGCTGGCATGCTCACCGACATTCCGCTTCTCAAGAACATGATTTTCCCGGCCCACCAGTCCGGCAAGATCGGCATGATGAGCTGGGACGGCCTGACTTTCACCAACCTCATTCCGTTCATCCAGAACGGCGAGACCCCGCCGGTCAGCGAGACGAACCTCATCAAAATCGGCGGCATGAAATTCCTCGATCAGGAAGTCTCGATCAACGGCAAGAAAGCCGCGTCGGTTGAAAGCACGGTTGTTGATCCGATCGACTTCCACCACTTCATGCCGAAAAAGATCCGTATCGTGTCGAAAGGCTCCAAAGCTGACATGACGGCTTATGTCGGTGACGAGAACCCGGCGATCACCAAAGTCCTCAAGGACAATGGTCTCGACAAGGTCAACGGCGAAAGCGAACTTGAATATTCGTTTGACCCGCGTTCGGGCGGCATCAAGCTCGACATGGATGGCGAAGCCAAGGGTTTCTATGGCCTCAGCCTGAACTTTGCGATGTCGGATTTCGACTACGACACGATCGTTGGCGCTGAAGATGAAGGCGCCAAACAAGGCGCCGTGATGAACGCAGCCATCGACGGCATGACGCTGAAGCTCAAGGATGAGAAACTCCTCGACACTGTCTTCGCCATTGCAGGCGCACTTACCGAGCAGGATCCTGCCGGCCTTCGTCAGCAAGCTGTTGGTCTCATGTCGCTTGGCGCCATGCAGGGCGCGCAATTCTCTCCGCGCGTTCCAGAATATGCGACCGCGCTTTCGAGCTTCGTCAGCGAAGGCGGCACACTGACCATCAGCGTCGCCCCGTCACAGCCCGTGACGATCGGTTCGCTGGCCGCCTCTGGCCAGTCCAATCCGGGCGCCGTGCTCGACACGCTCAACGTCACGGTCAAGCAAGACTGATCCTGACCGAGATCAAATGATTAAGCCCCCGCTTTGGCGGGGGCTTTTTTTATGGGTTAGCGATTGCCGGAAGCGATATAATCCGCAAGCGGCGAGAAGGCCCGCACAAGCGATTTGTAGACATCCCGCTTGAACGGCACGACGAGGTCAGGAACCTCCTCTAGCGGCGCCCAGCGCCACTCACAGAACTCCGCCGGCTGATGAGAATCGAGGTTCACCTCGTCATCATCACCTTCGAACAGCATGAGCGCCCATTTCTGTTTTTGCCCGCGCCAGCGGTCGCGCTTCTTTGCTTTGTAGTCGGAAGGAAAGTCATAAACGAGCCAGCCCGGCGTCGTGACCAGAAGACGCGTCGAGCTGACGCCGCTTTCTTCCTGCAGCTCGCGGACAGCCGCATCTTCAATCGACTCGCCGGGATCAACGCCGCCCTGCGGCATCTGCCAGCGATATTTATAGGCGCGCTGGACGGCGCTGGAGGCAACGCGCTTGCCCAGCCAGACTTCGCCTTTGCGGTTCAACAAACATATCCCGACATTGGGACGGTACTGATCAAGGTCGGGTAGTTCTTTCATGACGGTCCATTAGCTACCGCAGAAGCGGGAACAAGGTCAAAGCCCTCTTTTTCAAGGCCATCCGCCCACGTCTCAATGGCGCGAATGGCATCGGCTGAAATATAGAGCCGGGCGAGCACAGGCCTTCCACTGCTCGCCGAGGCTTTGAGCTGGGAGAGCCCCTGCTCGGCAAGGCCGCTGCCGCGCGGCACGATTACATTGACCCGGCCATAAGGAACACCTTGCTCGATCGCGGCCTGCGCGCCGAGCCCAGTGTCATCAATATAACCAAGCCCTCTTGATTTGAGGACGGACATGACTTCACTGATCGCGGCCTCATCTTTACCAAAAGACGTGCCCAGATAATTCGTCGCCAGCGGATAGGCCGGCGCCCGCGCGAGCAGCCAGCCAAGCCGCTTGCCATTCGCCTCGCCCCGCCGCGCAATCGTCAGGCCCGCTGGCCCCAGCGCTTCAGCACTGACGCCCGGCTCTTCCATGGGCAGCTCGATGGCGACCTCATGCCCTGCCGCCATCGCCTTTTCCATCAGTGCCGTGACGTCTTTGGAATAGGGTGCAAAACTGAGCGCAACTTCCGGGGGCAGACGGTTGATCGCCTGCTCAGTCAGCTCGGCATTAAGCCCCAGCCCGCTGAGCATGACCGCCACCTGCGGATCGCGGCCCGACACGTTTGGCCGCCGATATGCGTTGAAAGGCGTCAGCCCGTCAGAACCGATTTTCGGCGCTAATCCATATTCGCTCGAGCCGACCAGTGCGGGTAGCGCTGTGGTCGCCATCTTGCGCCGCGCAGCTGCAGCCGCCTCTCCACTGGTTTCTGGAATGGTGATCCGCAGCGTGCCATCGGGCTGCTCTTCCTCGGTCGTGATCAGCTCGCTGGTCCGGGTGACGCCCGTCGGGCCCGCCTCAATATCGTCCGGCACAGTGATGACCTTGGGCCCGGTAGCGGCCCCTTCATCCTCGACCATGACAACAGGCTGTCCCGGCTCAACACCCTGCGGCGCGCCCGCATAGCGCTCAGGCTCTAACGGCAAATCAACGACCAGATCGGGTTCATCGACCGGTTCCGGCGACAGCCAGACAAATACTGCGCCCGCAAGCAGGACCACCCCCAGCCCCAGCCACGCCATTTTCAGGCGGGAAAGGCCGAAATTTCTCTTCTTTCGCATGCGCTTGTCCGGACTCCATCGCACATGCACCCTTGCCCCCGGGGCCCGAGTGTCGTTGAACATGAGATAAGGTCGTGCCTCCTAGACGGTTTCGATGCATGAAAGAAGGCTGGCAGCCGGATTGTGAGCGGCCGGGAGGAAAAAATGGTGAATGACAACGCCCCGGCGAAAAAAGCCGCCCCGACCCCTGAAGAACTCGCCCAGGCGGCTGAGGAAAAGGAACGGGCGACCGCCGAAGGCCGCCTGAAGGACGAGGCGCGCCGGACCCGCAAGAAAATCTGGTCGCAATCGCGCGCGACCGTCATCGGCAAGGTGCTGGAGACCAAGGCGCGTGTCGGCGGCAGCAAGGTCGCCTTCATCGATCCGGAAGGCAAAGAGACAACCTATAAGGATGTCGCGCGCGGCGCTTTCGCGCTCGGCAACGCCCTGCGCAAACGCACCAAGCGCGGCGAGAATGTCGGCGTCCTGATGCCGACGAGCCCCGCGGGCGTGATCACCATCCTCGCCCTTCATATCGACGGCCGCGTGCCGACCATGATCAATTTCACGGCTGGCGAATCGGCGATCCTCTCTGGTCTTGAGACGGCGGAAGTGAAGCTCGTTCTCACCTCACGGAAATTCGTTGAGGTCGGCGGCTATGATGACCTCGTCGAGGCGATCAAGAAGAAATGCGAGATCGCCTATCTTGAGGACATCAAGGAAAACCTGACCGCCATCGACAAGCTGCGTGCCGCGCTGGGGGAGAAATTCCCCTCCTTCATGCGCCGCCCGAATTCCCCCGATGCGCCTGCCGTCATCCTCTTTACATCGGGTACGGAAGGAAAACCCAAGGGCGTTGTTCTCTCGCACCAGAACCTCGTCGCCAATGTCGAGCAGGTGCGCAATCACGTCATTCTTGAAGACACCGACATATTCATCAACCCGCTGCCGATCTTCCACTCCTATGGCCTGACGGGAGGGCAGTTCTATCCGCTGATTGATGGGCTGACCTGCATCCCTTACCCCTCACCGCTGCATGTGAAGATTATCCCGGAAGTCATCCGGCGCTATGGGGCAACGATCCTCTTTGCGACCGACACCTTCCTTCAGCGCTATTTGAAAAACGCCAAGGATGGCGCGCTTTCAACCCTTCGTTATGCCGTATGCGGCGCAGAAAAGGTACGCGATGAAACCCGCGCGCTTGCCCGCAAGAAATTCGGCTTCAACGTGCTTGAGGGCTATGGCGCCACCGAATGCGCGCCGGTTATCGCGGTCAACCAGCCGGGCGATATCCGTCCGGGCACGGTCGGCAAGCTCCTGCCCGGCGTTGAATCCCGCGTCGATGCTGTTGAGGGCCTGTCCGAAGGCGGACGGCTTTTTGTCCGGGGCCCGAACGTCATGCTCGGCTATCTTGACCCGGACCATCCCGGTGAGCTGCTCGCCCCTGATGAAGGCTGGCACGACACGGGCGACATCGTTCATATCGATGGCGGCGGCTATATGTCGATCCGTGGGCGGCAGAAACGCTTTGCCAAGATCTCTGGCGAGATGGTCAGCCTGGCCGTGGTCGAGAACTGCGCCGGGGTCGTCTGGCCGGACAGCCTCCATGCTGCCGTCATCCTGCCCGATGACAAGAAAGGCGAGCAGATCGTCCTTCTGACCGAAGAACCCTCACCGAAGCCCGAAACGCTCAAAGACTGGGCACGCAATCACGGCGTGCCGGAACTCGCCGTGCCCAAACGGGTCCTGCATGTGCCGGACATCCCGGTCCTCGGGACCGGCAAGGTCGATTATGTCAGGCTGAATGCCATGGCCGAGGATCTGATCGCCACGGCCGAAGCGGAAAAAGCGGCCGCCGAATAATCGGCGGCCAATCCGGGCCTTAGTTCACCGGCCGGAACACCAACGTCAGGATCACGCCCGGCACGCCGATCAGCGTCCACAGCGGCAGGTCGAGGAAGAATTTGCCGACCCCGCCTTCAGGCACGGACAGCTCAAGCCCCGCAATATTCATGAATTCGGCGGTCGTCGTGATGACGGGAATGCCCTCATCCAGCGTCGACACCGCGTCATAGCCCAGCAGCATCAGCGCCAAAGCCACCAGAATCCAAGCAAAAATCCGCAAGACCGCCATGATCGCGCCCGCCCTCAATACTAACCTCCCCCGACATTATGCGAGGGACGTGCCGACGGCAATGATGGGCGCGGGAATAGGCGCGGAAAGCCTTGAAATTCCCGATCAGTCTGGGCAAAGGGGCTCTTCTTGAAGGACAGGTGGCCGAGTGGTCGAAGGCGCACGCCTGGAACGCGTGTAGGCGGGTAACCGTCTCGAGGGTTCGAATCCCTCTCTGTCCGCCAGCCTTCGCGGCGAATTGAGCCTAGCGAAATGAGCTGCAAGGCTGTCACGCCGGAGCTTCGCAGGAAGAGCAGGCGGACTTTCGCCGCTACGGCTTGGCGAGCCAGACTCTCTATTTCGCGCTACCGCCTTCGGCTACTTGAGCGCGTGGTGCCTTCACGTCGAATTGAACCTAACCAAGCGAACCACGAGGGCGGCCTTATTCGCCGCCCCTCGCTTTTGGTCATCGGTGCAGAAAGTCAGGTTCAAGAGCTCCTCGCCATCCAGTGCTTTGTGTTGATCCCCGCAAAGAGCAGCCAGAACGCGGCGACCCATTCAAAGAGCGCACCCGGCAGGAAGAAGAGCATGATCTTTTCTTCAAGCGCCGGATAGAGAATGACCGTCGCGGCGACCGACCCGATCACCAGATAGGTAAAAATCCCCCAGGCCGAGAGCCAGCGCGGAATGAACCGTGACCGGAAGAACAGCGAGAAAAAGAGGACCCCGCCGACCGCCATTGGGATGAGCAGGAAATAGATCGCCGAGCCATAGACATCGCGCAGGAGCGAGACGAGGGACGCGCGCTGATCATCAGAGAAGCCGGGGGTCAGTTCCGGATTCACCACCGTGATGAACACGGCATATTTGAAGATGATGAAGGTCGCGCCCATCGCGCCTTCGATCAGCCGGCAGAACGCCGCAACCAGCGCCGGCCCCTGACCCACCGATTTCAGCACCATATACATTGCCGCGGCGGAGACGCAGACGAAGGTGTAGAGCACCACTTCGGCCAGAAATCCCGTGCGGAACATGAGCGCAAGCAGCGGCGAGGCATTCTCATCACCTAGCGCACTGAGCGACGGGATCGGCCCGAAGGTGATGTAGATCCCCGCAGCACTGTAAAGGACATAGGATAGCCCCGCGAGCCGGGCCATTCGGCGGGCGGCGACATCGTTGAACGGCATTGTGGACATGGTAAGAAAGCTCCCCTCAGCAAAAGTGATCCAGACCGGCGCAACTGCCGGTGACCCTTTTGCAGATGGAGAAGGCCTGACCGCCTGTCGTCCGGATGGGGCTATTCGGACGCTCTCAGGGCAGATTTTTCGGGCTTCGCCGCAGCGTGTAGCCCCGCATTCCGGGCACTTTCGCGATAGGCGCTCGGCGGCGAGCCGACATGCTTTTTGAATGCGGCGTTAAAGGTCGAGCGCGAATTGAACCCGACTTCGAGGCCAACCTCGAGGATTGTGAGCTCGGTTTCGGCGAGCAGCCTCTTGGCCTCCTCAGCCCGGCGGCTGTTCACGAAGTCAAAGAAATTGACGCCCAGCTGCTGGGAGAGCGTTTCGGAAATGTGGTTCTTCGTGATGCCCGTGACGTCTGAGAGCTTGCGAAGCGACAGACCCTTGTCGGCATAGAGACTGTCCTTGTTGAGCGCAGCCCTAAGCTTGCCAGCGGTTTTGCTTAGCCGCTCTTCTGAGAGGATCGGACGCCGGGCGGGCTCCTCGGCTTTGCCCGTCCGCCCAAGCGGCAGCGCCGGCTGATGCAATCCGAGAAACGCAAAAGCCGCGATTGCCAGAGACTCGCTGAAGGCCAGCGTGACATTAAAGGCCGGGATTGAAACGCCGGACAGCCAGAAGGCCTGCTTGACGGCAAAGAACAGCCAGGCGCCCGCAAAGACGAAAAGGATGTTGCGGAGCCAGTCGAGCGACTTGCGCTCGATATTCGCAAACTGCTCCATCATCTGTCGCCGGTGGCGCATCTGTAGATGCAGGGCAGCGGCAAGATAGACGGCTGTCGTTGCAAGAAAAATGACGAGAGATCCGGTGCAGGTGAACAGCGCGATCCGGTAATGCGCAGGATTTCGCGTCGCCGGATCAGCGAGCGCGAGCTTTTCCTCCGCACTCAGCGTCGCGAAGGGCAGGCTGATGAGAATGACGAGCAGAGGACCGAGCAGCGCGATCCAGTCGAGCCCGCCAAAGGACCGCTTTTCAGATGAGATTAGGGCCCGCGTATAGAAGAAGACGGCCGGGCCCAAGGCTGCCTTGACCGACAGATCAGCCCCCACAAGATGCGGCGCGATGCGGTAAGCGCCGGACAGCACAAGCAACTGGCCAAGCACATGCGCAAGCAGCGCAATCAGCACGACACGGAAATATAAGACCCGATCGCCGCGCTGGCCCCGATTGGCCATCGCCATAGCGAACGCAAAGCCGATTGATCCGGATGCGACGGCGTAGGCGATTGTCGAGAACGTGTCGGACATGGGCCCGTTCTCGGAAAAATTGCCGCCGAGGGCAATCGCTATCCATGCAGGAATTGCGCAAGCCGAAGACCGGCTTCATCACGCCTGATCATATCGATGCAGACTTTCTTCCGTATCAATATCTATTGCGGCTTCATCGCGCAGGGGAACGCGGCGAATGTCTTTGTGTTGCCGAAGATAGTCTCGACCGCCCACCTCGCCTCTCAGCCTAGAGAGAGCTTCGAAATGCGCGCGGCTGAACAGAACCGGCGGCATCAAGCGGCCTTCCCGTTCGCTCGCGACGACATCTGCGGCACCTACGGCGGCACACACGGCCTTAAGATCACGTGGTATAATGAATGGCATATCGGCAAGGACGATAAGCGCGGCTTTTGCATCCCCTCGCTTAATCTCGGAGATGCCTAGCGCCAAGGACGCCCCCTGTCCCTCTTCAGGGTTCGGGTTGGGCACAATCTGAACGCCTGCTTCCGTATAAAGATCGATGAGCGGGGACTCCGCGGTCGGCACGACAGCATAGCGGCTTGGGAAGCCCTTCGTTGCCGCCAGCACATGCGCGCCAAGCGGTTGCCCCCGGAAAGGCGCGAGCAGCTTGTTCCCTTCTCCAAACCGGCGGCTTTGCCCACTGGCAAGGATCAGGACCGCGATCACCGCCGGGTTCATTCGTCCACGGCCTGCCAGGCTGCCGTTACTTCGGCGAGCGCCGAGATCGCGAGCGCCTGAGCGTCCCGCGCCTTGGCGACAAGCCCGATCGGCGCATGGATTCGCGCAATATGCTCCTCCATCACGCCTGTCTCGCGCAGAGCAGCGCAGCGTCGTTCATGCGTCCGACGGCTGCCCAGCGCGCCGATGTAAAAGGCCGGCCCCGCCATCGCCTCGAGCAGCAAGGCCCGCTCCCACTCATGCTCATGGAACATAAGCACAAAGGCTGTCCACGGATCATCGCGGCCCTGCGGCGGAGTATCCGGCGCCATCAGATGATCCGTCGCAAGGCCCATCCCTTTTGCCAGTCCAAGGCTCTCCTCATCCGGCGATTGCAGATGCACATCATACCCGCACACAGAGGCGAGCCTCGCGAACGCGAGAGGCTCCGTGCCCCGCCCGGCAATGCGCAGTCTGAGGCGCGGCTTCAGCTTCACGGCCAGTCGTGTCCCATCCCAATCCGCAGCGCGAGCACCCGCTTCAGCGATCGCCAATCCATCAATACCCGCTTCAAGCGTGACCGCAGATCGCTTTATAAGCCGGGTACAAATCGCCTGGATTACTTGCAAATCTGGATTGGGCAAGACCAATAGCTCAAGCCGTCCACCGCAGGGCAGGCTCACGTCGCGGAAGGTCGACCCCTCGCCATAAATCAGGGTACGTGGCTTATCCTCGGCAATAGCTTCACGGGCCTGAAAGACAACATCTGCATCAACGCAGCCATTCGAGACATAGCCCGAGACCCGGCCATCGCCTGCAATCGCCATCATCGCGCCAGGTGGCCGGATGCCGCCGCCGGTGATGTTGGTGATCAAAACAAGGGCCGTCCCTTCACCCCGTGCCGCTGCCGCAAGGAGAAAGCCGAGAATATCGGCCGAGTCGGTGTAATGCCGGGGTGAAAACCGCAATGGATTGCCCTCGTCAGGCTGCGCGATGCATGATACGGCTCGTCACTCTACTGATGAAATGCC
Protein-coding regions in this window:
- a CDS encoding carbon-nitrogen hydrolase family protein, translating into MALEIIRPSDQGTIREKGRLTVALAQIAPVWLDRDATLEKVAACAGQAASEGAQLVCFGESLVPGYPFWVERTDGAQFESDVQKEWYAHYLDHGVEIESGHLEPLCAMARDAKMAVYLGVMERAADRGGHTLYASLVYIGEDGEIKSVHRKLMPTYEERLVWGAGDGNGLRVHKLGAFTAGGLNCWENWLPLARASLYAQGEDLHVAVWPGGLHNTEQLTPMIAREGRGYALSVSGLMSGADVPQLNLPDIGKLNDAGQLANGASCIADPDGNWVIPPVLDKEALLVADLDHAHVRRAHLTLDVVGHYSRPDVFDLHVNRRRQSTVTFKE
- the lysA gene encoding diaminopimelate decarboxylase, which codes for MDHFTYRDGVLHAEDVPLPLIADEVGTPFYVYAAATLRRHYRVFAEGFAGSGALVAFAVKALSNIAVLSLLGKEGAGADIVSGGELFRALKAGIPADRIVFSGVGKTRAEMKAALEAGILQFNVESEAELRQLAGVAEEMDVAAPLALRVNPDVDAGTDTRISTGRKNDKFGIPWDEAVRLYTEAAAHPSLAPRGIAMHIGSQITSLMPFEKAAGRGRDLVTALRGKGCEVASLDLGGGLGIPYRQDGEVPPLPSDYAAIIRRLTDDLGVQVIMEPGRLIAGNAGLFVTEVLLQKDQDGTQYVIVDGGMNDLMRPALYGSHHDVQEVAQSDAEPKSCHIAGPVCESTDVFLRDAALRDPKEGALLAFRGAGAYGATQSSQYNTRPLAPEVLVDGERFAIIRKRPSYEDMLSGEAVPSWL
- the lptM gene encoding LPS translocon maturation chaperone LptM, producing MSRIIFALLILVSAFSLSACGRKAPLDTPPPPGNQDQSFTR
- a CDS encoding RNA pyrophosphohydrolase gives rise to the protein MKELPDLDQYRPNVGICLLNRKGEVWLGKRVASSAVQRAYKYRWQMPQGGVDPGESIEDAAVRELQEESGVSSTRLLVTTPGWLVYDFPSDYKAKKRDRWRGQKQKWALMLFEGDDDEVNLDSHQPAEFCEWRWAPLEEVPDLVVPFKRDVYKSLVRAFSPLADYIASGNR
- a CDS encoding divergent polysaccharide deacetylase family protein, with the translated sequence MRKKRNFGLSRLKMAWLGLGVVLLAGAVFVWLSPEPVDEPDLVVDLPLEPERYAGAPQGVEPGQPVVMVEDEGAATGPKVITVPDDIEAGPTGVTRTSELITTEEEQPDGTLRITIPETSGEAAAAARRKMATTALPALVGSSEYGLAPKIGSDGLTPFNAYRRPNVSGRDPQVAVMLSGLGLNAELTEQAINRLPPEVALSFAPYSKDVTALMEKAMAAGHEVAIELPMEEPGVSAEALGPAGLTIARRGEANGKRLGWLLARAPAYPLATNYLGTSFGKDEAAISEVMSVLKSRGLGYIDDTGLGAQAAIEQGVPYGRVNVIVPRGSGLAEQGLSQLKASASSGRPVLARLYISADAIRAIETWADGLEKEGFDLVPASAVANGPS
- a CDS encoding AMP-binding protein, giving the protein MVNDNAPAKKAAPTPEELAQAAEEKERATAEGRLKDEARRTRKKIWSQSRATVIGKVLETKARVGGSKVAFIDPEGKETTYKDVARGAFALGNALRKRTKRGENVGVLMPTSPAGVITILALHIDGRVPTMINFTAGESAILSGLETAEVKLVLTSRKFVEVGGYDDLVEAIKKKCEIAYLEDIKENLTAIDKLRAALGEKFPSFMRRPNSPDAPAVILFTSGTEGKPKGVVLSHQNLVANVEQVRNHVILEDTDIFINPLPIFHSYGLTGGQFYPLIDGLTCIPYPSPLHVKIIPEVIRRYGATILFATDTFLQRYLKNAKDGALSTLRYAVCGAEKVRDETRALARKKFGFNVLEGYGATECAPVIAVNQPGDIRPGTVGKLLPGVESRVDAVEGLSEGGRLFVRGPNVMLGYLDPDHPGELLAPDEGWHDTGDIVHIDGGGYMSIRGRQKRFAKISGEMVSLAVVENCAGVVWPDSLHAAVILPDDKKGEQIVLLTEEPSPKPETLKDWARNHGVPELAVPKRVLHVPDIPVLGTGKVDYVRLNAMAEDLIATAEAEKAAAE